A section of the Ciona intestinalis chromosome 4, KH, whole genome shotgun sequence genome encodes:
- the foxB gene encoding FoxB protein (The RefSeq protein has 1 substitution, 1 frameshift compared to this genomic sequence) produces MPRPGRDSYGDQKPPYSYIALTAMAIQSSPNKMMSLSEIYRYIMDRFPFYRNNTQRWQNSLRHNLSFNDCFVKVPRRGDQPGKGSLWSLHPTCGEMFENGSFLRRRKRFKTNSPQRRSVIQNGVSHHALSRYQHIANVRSGEVGLNSIEDNPSYNMINRHNLYQAQQQLLNRPRFGTFPNPWVPNETRLPGMQSPEAAAAAVAYFRSAMTGFQSVVNKMSVGDLQQAALASRMKYPVFNTLQGVFPNANAPNLNINMESKQELSSDGLKSENSPCSSRPPSSDEENSTFPIPSPTSPKPNSKINFSIENIISGRFSPKEPKQDEQSVSPVAPSKKRCQNHDFESNAKRIRRDTDRASTPCMLEAYPKVALPKSPQNIIQPDDTPRTSTPKPAVYSDIKPQLVTFPFRTNFNSTTEAPRFRDSLAEYSALYKSTKVVEYNHPKTSQSKYAPPIQENDDVTFSAFAKLKRFTELQVQ; encoded by the exons atgccACGACCAGGACGAGACTCATATGGCGACCAAAAGCCGCCATATTCTTACATAGCCCTTACGGCAATGGCAATTCAATCTTCACCGAACAAGATGATGAGCTTATCTGAGATCTACCGCTATATTATGGACCGTTTTCCTTTCTATCGAAACAACACTCAACGGTGGCAGAATTCGTTACGACACAATCTCTCATTCAATGATTGCTTCGTCAAAGTTCCTAGACGGGGCGACCAACCCGGCAAAGGTAGTTTATGGAGTCTCCATCCGACTTGTGGAGAAATGTTTGAGAACGGAAGCTTTCTGCGAAGAcgaaaaagatttaaaacaaattcgcCGCAACGACGGTCTGTGATTCAAAATGGCGTCAGTCATCATGCGCTGTCGCGGTACCAACACATCGCGAACGTTCGAAGCGGAGAAGTTGGTTTGAACTCCATCGAAGACAACCCGTCTTATAATATGATCAACCGCCATAACTTATACCAGGCACAACAACAACTGCTTAACCGGCCCCGTTTCGGTACT CCCAACCCCTGGGTTCCCAATGAAACCCG TTTACCAGGAATGCAAAGCTCAGAGGCCGCAGCCGCCGCAGTGGCGTATTTCAGATCAGCGATGACGGGATTCCAAAGCGTAGTGAACAAAATGTCGGTCGGAGACTTACAGCAAGCGGCTCTTGCCAGTCGTATGAAATATCCAGTATTCAACACTCTACAAGGTGTATTTCCCAATGCAAACGCACCTAACCTAAATATTAATATGGAATCCAAACAAGAGTTATCATCAGATGGCTTAAAATCTGAAAACTCGCCATGCTCGTCTCGACCGCCTTCTAGCGACGAAGAAAACTCCACATTTCCAATCCCTAGTCCAACTTCGCCAAAACCAAActcaaaaattaacttttcgATCGAGAACATTATCAGCGGTCGATTCTCGCCGAAAGAACCGAAACAAGACGAGCAATCAGTCTCACCGGTCGCGCCAAGCAAGAAACGATGCCAAAACCATGACTTCGAATCAAACGCGAAAAGAATTCGCAGAGACACAGACCGAGCTTCGACACCATGCATGCTGGAAGCCTACCCAAAAGTAGCGCTTCCAAAATCGCCGCAAAACATTATCCAACCTGATGATACCCCGCGTACATCGACCCCAAAGCCAGCAGTATATTCCGACATAAAACCTCAGTTGGTAACTTTTCCTTTCCGTACGAACTTCAATTCCACAACGGAAGCTCCACGGTTTCGCGATTCCTTGGCGGAATATTCGGCGTTGTACAAAAGCACAAAAGTTGTCGAATACAACCACCCCAAAACCTCCCAGTCTAAATACGCTCCTCCAATACAAGAAAACGACGATGTTACATTTTCAGCTTTCGCGAAGCTAAAACGATTCACGGAGCTTCAAGTCCAATAA
- the LOC100180348 gene encoding B-cell CLL/lymphoma 7 protein family member B-like → MSTGRSARAETRSRAKDDIKRAMTVLEKVRRWEKKWVSIADSSLRIYKWVPMPDSVVKENELQENAEPPKIPENPPKNPDVLLINENSRTNTSTPSSAPSPADIDDSSMDSLLIWQDEKSRDSVTTNSNGNSTESNKPQTSTENSSNKRPGTPNQQNSQTAKRFRSE, encoded by the exons atgtcAACTGGGCGATCAGCAAGGGCAGAAACTAGAAGTCGGGCAAAAGATGACATTAAGCGAGCTATGACTGTACTGGAGAAAGTACGACGATG GGAAAAGAAATGGGTTTCAATTGCTGATTCTTCACTAAGAATATATAAATGGGTTCCAATGCCAGACTCGGTGGTTAAAGAAAACGAACTGCAAGAAAATGCAGAACCACCAAAAATCCCCGAAAATCCTCCGAAAAACCCAGAcgtattattaattaatgagAATA GTCGTACCAACACCAGTACACCCTCCTCTGCCCCTAGTCCAGCTGATATAGACGACAGTTCAATGGACTCCTTGTTAATATGGCAGGATGAAAAATCTCGCGACTCTGTGACAACGAATTCAAATGGAAATTCAACCGAATCAAATAAACCTCAAACCTCAACTGAAA aTTCTTCAAATAAAAGACCAGGAACACCAAACCAACAAAACAGTCAAACAGCAAAGCGGTTTCGAAgcgaataa